The nucleotide window ACACCTTCGGCGAAAGCGCCGCCCAGCACGGCAAAGGCGATGCCCTGCCCGCCCTCGGTGAAGCGCGCCAGAAAGTCGCGCTGCGCGTCCTCGCCCATGCGCCGCTGCTGGCGCCACTGCGGCACCTCGGGGTGGCGCGTGGCGAAGGCGCCCGCGACCTGTTCCAGATAGTCGTAGCTGCTGAAGAACGCCAGGTAGTTGCCCGGCTGCGCGGCGAACTGCTGCGCCAGGAGCGGCGCGATGGCGCCGACCGACTGCGCGCGGTGCGCCCAGCGCGTGGAGATGTGCCGCGCCACGTGCACGGCAAGCTGACTGGCGGCAAAGGGCGCGGCCACTTCGATGGCGGCGTGGTCCTGCGGCAGGCCCAGCAGATCGGCGTGGTAGTGCGCGGGCTTTAGCGTCGCGGAAAACAGCGTCGCCGTGTGCGCCGCGGCCCAGCGCGGCGCCAGGTGCTGCGCCGGCACGATGCAGCGCAGCGTCAGCGAGCAGTCCCCCTGCCCGCCGCGCTGGCTGTCGATGAGCGAGTGCTGCGCGTCGAACTGTTCCAGCAGCGCCGTGAAGGCCAGCAGCGCGAAGTGCCACTCCAGCAGCGGCGCATCCAGCGCCTGCGGCTCGTCGGCCAGGTGCTCGGACAGGGCCTGGGTGCAGCGCGCCAATGCTGCGGCCAGGGGCGGCGCCAGCGCGGTCAGCACGGCGTAGTCCTCAATCTGCTCGCGCTGCATGGCCAGCCAGGCGCGGCGCACCGCCGTGAGCGCTTTCTTGATGCGCGGCGCTCCCGCCGCTGTGGCCGAGCGCATGGCCTGGCGCAGCGCCTCGGGCGACAACGTGGCGCTGTACATGCCGCGCGCGCGCTCGACCAGGTTGTGCGCCTCGTCCACCAAGAGCGCCGCGCGCCAGCCCTGCTGCTGCGCCAGCGCGTGCAGCAGGGCGCTGGTATCGAACCAGTAGTTGTAGTCGCCCACCACCACGTCGGCCCAGCGCGCCAGTTCCTGCGACAGGTAGTAGGGGCAGATGCCATGCGCCAGCGCCACTTCGCGCACGCGGGCCTGGGTCAGCAGGGCCGGAGCTGGCGGCGCCAGCGCCGCGCCGCGCGCGCCCTCCAGGCGGTCGAAAAAGCCGGCGGCCAGCGGGCAGGCCGCGCCGTGGCAGGCGCTGCCGGGGTGCTCGCAGGCCTTGTCGCGCGCCACCAGCTCCAGCACGCGCAGCGGCGCGGCGGCTGCCGCTTGGGCGTCGGCCTGCGGCGCGCCCTGCGCGAGCAGCGCCAGCGCATCCAGCGCCATCTGCCGGCCCGAGGTCTTGGCCGTCAGATACAGCAGCTTGTCCAGGCGCTGGTCCGCCGCCGCCTTGAGCTGGCCGAACAGCGTCGCCGCCGTCTTGCCGATGCCCGTGGGCGCCTGCGCCAGCAGGCAGCGGCCGGCCTGCGCGGCGCGCCAGACGTGCGCCGCCAGATCGCGCTGGCCGCTGCGAAAGGCCGGGTGCGGGAAGGCCAGGGTTTTCAGGGCCGCGTCGCGCGCGCTGCGGTGCGCGGCCTCCAGCTCGGCCCAGTGCAGGTAGCGCTGGCACTGCTGCTCGAAATGCGTGCGCAGCGCTTGGGCAGTGTGCGTCTCGGCAAAGGCGGTTTCCTGGCCGCTGTCCACGTCCAGGTAGACCAGCGCCACCTCCAGCTGCGCCAGGCCACGCGCCTGGCACAGGAGCCAGCCGTAGACCTTGGCCTGCGCCCAGTGCAACGCGCGCTGGCCGGGGTTTTGCCGCGCCAGGCTGCCGCGGTGCGTCTTGACCTCTTCCAGCCGGCCGCGCGCTGCATCGAACCCGTCGGCGCGGCCGCGCACCAGCAGCGCGCCGTGGCGGCCCTGCAGGCTGATCTCGCGCTCGTAGCCGGCGCCGCGGCTGGCGGCCACGCGGCTGTGGCCGGCGATGCCTTCCAGCGCCGTGGGTGCGGGGGTATAGCGCAGGTCCAGGTCGCCGCTGCGCGCGGTGAACTCGCACAGCGCGCGCACGGCCACGGTGTGGCGCGCGGGCTCCAGTGGCGGTTCGAAAGACGCGATTTCAAGGCAAATCGAGCCTGAGTCGGCGTGTTTCATACGTATGCAGCTATCAAAACGATAGCTTACGCATCGCCCAGGCGCGGCTGCGCGTCGTCGGCCGGGGCCAGCGGCGTGGCCCGGCACAGCGCCATCCAGACGTCGAACGGCAGGGTGCAGCGCGCATGGCGCGCGGGCCGCACCAGCTCGAAGCGCGCGCCGCGTCCCTCCTCGTCGGGCGTGCCGTGCATCAGCCAGACGCCGAACTCGCCCGGCAGCTCGCGGGCCTCGGCGACGCCGGCCGGGAAGACGTAGTGGCACTCCTCGCACAGCCACTGGTAGGCGCGGCGCTTGGCAGCGTGGCGCAGGTCGGACAGCAGATCGGCGCGGCTGGCCTTGACCTCGTGCACCATGGGGCGCAGGTAGCCGGGTACGGTGGTGTGGCGCACGGAAAACAGGTCCGGCCGCGCCACGCGCCAGACGCGCGCGGCGGCTTGCGCGGCGGGCGTGGCGGCCTCCTCATCCCACAGGGTGGCCGGGGGCGCGGCGCTGGCCTCGACTGCGGCGCCGGGCGGCTCCTCGTCCGGCGCCAGCGCCGCGCGCAGCGACAGCTCGCGCCACACGATGCGCCCGGCCGGCAGCAGCTGCTGGCGCGCAAAGGCCAGCGCCATGCGGTCGTGCAGGCTGATGCGCCGCTGGCCGGCGCGGCGCGCCTCGGCCAGCCAGGCGATGCCGGCATCGGTCACGCGCAGCAGGGTGTGGCCCTCGGCGCTTGTCTGGCGCTCGAGCATGCCGGCGGCCAGCAGGTCGATCTCGACCCCGTCCTGGCACGGCCAGCCAGCGGAGCGCCAGACGTCCATCAGGCGCTTGCGGTGGTGGCGAAGCAGTGGGGACGGCATGGGCTGTTGCGCGCAAAACACTGATTATAAAAACAGGGGCAAAGGCCTTGCTCGTCATCGCCCGCCGCGCTGCCAGGCGGCCGGCACTTGCCGCTCGGTGTATGCCCGAATGCTCGGCGGGAGCGCTTTCCTGCAGCATTCGCGCCCTTGCGTTTTTCGTTTGCCATGGCGCGTCGCCGGCACCGTTGCGTTGCGAACCGGCGCCCCGGCTGAGCAATGACCGCCGCACGATGACCCTGGACTCGGCGCGCGCTGCCCCTATGATTGTTTTCCACCCTCCTTGCCCAGAGTCCTCGCTTCATGAACGCAGTCCCTGAAAACGCCCCGGACACGATCGAACCGGAGCGCTGCGACGTGCTGGTGGTGGGCGGCGGGCCGGCCGGCTCCACCGTGGCCACGCTGCTGGCCGAGCGCGGTTATCAAGTGGTGGTGCTGGACAAGGACCGCCACCCGCGCTTTCACATCGGCGAGTCGCTGCTGCCGGCCAACCTGCCGCTGTTCGAGCGCTTAGGGATAGCCGAGGAAATGCGCGCCATCGGCATGCACAAGCCGGGCGCGGAGTTCGTCTCGCCACAGCACACGCACACGCAGACCTTTCAGTTTGCCGACGCCTGGGACAAGTCCATGCCGCACGCCTACCAGGTCAAGCGCGCCGAGTTCGACGAGCTGCTGCTGGCCAACGCCGGGTACAAGGGCGCACAGGTGCACCAGGGCACGCGTGCGACCAGCGTCGATTTTCTCCAGGATGGCAGCGTGCAGGTCGACGCCAAGCACCCCGGCGGCGTGCGCAAGCGCTGGCAGGCGCGCTTTTTGATCGACGCCTCGGGGCGCGACACCTTTCTGGGCAACCGCTTTCGCATCAAGGAACGCAACCCGGTGCATACCAGCGCGGCGGTGTACGCGCACTTCACGCATGCCAGGCGGCACGAGGGCCTGGCCGAGGGCAACATCTCGATTCTGTGGTTCGAGCACGGCTGGTTCTGGTTCATCCCCATGAGCGCGGACACCACCAGCGTCGGCATGGTGACCTGGCCGCACCACATGAAGACACGCGCCGGGCGCAGCCTGGAGCAGTTCCTGATGGACAACATCGCCTCCTGTGCGCCGCTGGCCGAGCGCCTGGCGCAGGCCGAGCGCGTCACCGAGGTGGAGGCGACCGGCAACTTTTCGTACTCGTGCACGCGCAACCACGGCAGCAATTACCTGATGCTGGGCGACGCCTATGCTTTCGTCGACCCGGTGTTCTCGTCGGGCGTGTGGCTGGCCATGCACAGCGCCGTGGTCGGCGCCGAGACGGTGGACACTTGCCTGCAAAAGCCTGCCGAGGCGCCGGCCGCGCTGCGCCGCTTCGACCGCGTCATGCGCCACGGCCCGCGCCAGTTCTCCTGGTTCATCTACCGCATGACCAACCCCATCATGCGCGACTTCTTCATGTACCCGAAGAACGTGTTGCGCGTGAAGGAGGCGCTCTTGTCGGTCCTGGCCGGGGACATTTTCGGCAAGACGCCCATCTGGCGCTCGCTGCTGGTTTTCAAGGCGCTGTACTACTCGGCCAATGTGCTGCAGCCGCGCCGCGCGTATGCGGCCTGGAAGAAGCGCCGCTGGAACATCCGCCCGGTCGATGACTCCGCACAGTACCAGCCCTGAGATGCGCCCGCGCGCCTCCGCGGGCGTGCTGTGGCGCGCCTACGAGCGCCTGGCCATGGCCATCGGCCTGGGCACGCTGGCGCTGCTGTGCCTGGCCTGGCTGCCCTTTGCCGCGCTGCTGTATCCCGTGTTGCCGCGCGTGCCGGCGCAGCGCCTGGGGCGCTCGGTCATCACGCTGGCGTTTCGCTTCTATCTGGCCGTGTTGTCACTCTTGTGCGGCTGCCGGTTCGATCTCTCGGCGCTGGATGCACTGCAGCGCGAGCGCTCGTTGATCATCGCGGCCAACCATCCCTCGCTGCTCGATGCGGTGGTGCTGGTCTCGCGCCTGCCCAATGCCGTGTGCGTCATGAAGGCCAGCCTGCTGGACAACATCCTGTTCGGCGCCGCCGCGCGCATTGCGCGCTACGTGCGCAACGACGGCGCGGCGCAACTGCTCAGAAACGGCTGCCAGGCCCTGGCCGAGGGCGCGCAGGTGGTGCTGTTTCCCGAAGGCTCGCGCACGCAGCAGTTCCCGCTCGATCCGCTGGGGCGCACGCTGGGCGTGCTGGCCAAGCGCGCGCACGTGCCGGTGCAGGCCGTGCTGCTGGAGTATTCGACGCCCTACCTGGGCAAGCGCTGGCCGCTGTGGGCGCCACCGGTGCTGCCACTGGTCTGCACGGCGCGGCTGGGCTGCCGCTTCGATCCCCCGAGCGACCATCCGGCCTTCACCCAGGCGCTGGAGCAGCACCTGCGCGCCGAACTGACCACCCCGGCTCCATGAGCGCACCCAACCCGTCCACCACGCATCTGGTGTTGATCCCGAGCTACAACCCTGGGCGCACGGTGCTGGAGACCGTGCGCGCGGCGCGCCGCCACTGGAGTCCCGTATGGGTCGTCGTCGATGGCAGCACCGATGGCAGCGATGCTTGGTTGATGGAGATGGCCGCGGCTGACCCGCACTTGCACGTCATCGTGCAGCCGGTGAACCAGGGCAAGGGCGCGGCGGTGCTGGAAGGCATCCGGCAGGCGCGCGCGGCCGGTTTCACGCACGCGCTGACCATGGACTCGGACGGTCAGCACCCAGCGCATCTGATCCCCGACTTCATGCACGCCTCGCAGGCCGAGCCCGATGCGATGGTGCTGGGCAAACCCGTTTTCGGGCCGGAGGCGCCGGCACTGCGCGTCAACGGCCGCAAGGTGTCCAACGCCTGGGCGAATCTGGAGACGCTGTGGGCCGGCATCGGCGACTCGCTGTACGGCTTTCGCGTGTATCCGGTAGCGCCGCTGATCGAAGTCATGCAGGGCCAGCGCTTCATGCGCCGCTTCGACTTCGATCCCGAGGCCGTCGTGCGCCTGTCCTGGGCCGGCGTGCCAGCCGTGAATCTGGACGCGCCCGTGCGCTACCTGGACGTCAGCGAAGGCGGCGTATCGCACTTTCGCTACCTGCGCGACAACACGCTGCTGACATGGATGCACACGCGCCTGTTCCTGGGCTTCGTGCTGCGCCTGCCCCGACTGGTCGCGCGCCGGACGCGCGCCTGACCACCGAAAGGACGACACCATGGGCATCGTCGAGCGCTACCTGATCGCATTGGCCATCATCTTTACCGTCCCCTGGGCGCTATGGCGCTTCGGCCGCACCGACCGCTGGGCGCCGCTGGTGGTGGTGCAGATCCTGGCCGGCATCGTGCTCGGCCCCGGCCTGCTGGGGCGCTGGTTTCCCGAGCAGCACGCCTTCGTGCTGACGCCCGACGTGATGCAGGCGCTCAGTGGCCTGGCCTGGTGGGCGGTCATGCTGTTCGTGATGATCGCCGGCATCGAGCTGGACCTGCGCCAGGCCTGGCGCCGGCGCCTGGAGAGCGGCGTCACCGCCGGCCTGGCGCTGGGCGTGCCGCTGCTGCTGGGCAGCGCCGCCGCCATTCCGCTGGTGCTCACCCCCGGCTGGATGGGCGCGCAGGCGCTGCCCTGGCAGTTCGTGCTCGGCGTGGGCATGTCGTGCGCGGTGACGGCGTTGCCCATCCTGCTGCTGCTCATGGACAAGCTGGAGCTCACGCGCCACCCGCTGGGCCAGCGCATCCTGCGTTATGCCAGCCTGGACGACCTGGCGATCTGGGCGGTGCTGGCGCTGATCGTCATGGACTGGGAGCGCGTGGGCCGGCAGGCCGGCTTCATGCTGGCCTTCGGAGTGGTCACCTGGGCCTTCAGGCGGCTGATGGTGCGCGCCAGCGAGACCGACCGCTGGTGTTTGCTGCCGATCTGGCTGGCCGTATGCGCCTTTGGCGCCGACTGGGCCGGGCTGCATTTCATGGTCGGCGCCTTCCTGGCCGGAGCGGTGCTGGACGCCGAATGGTTCGATCAGCGGCGCATGGACCTGCTGCGCAGCCACGTGCTGCTGGTGCTGATGCCGGTGTTCTTCCTGTCCACCGGGCTGCGCACCAGCTGGGACACCGGCGGCTGGGACGTGGCGGGCGCCGCCGCGCTGCTGCTCGTCGCCTCGGTGGTGGGCAAGCTGGCCGGAGTGCACGCCGCCGGGCGCCTGCTGGGCTGGGGGCCCGGCGAGGCCAGCGTGATCGGCTGGCTGCTGCAGACCAAGGCGCTGATCATGATCGTTTTCGCCAACGTGCTGCTGGACCGGCACATCATCACCGGCGCCACCTTCACCGCGCTGCTGTTGATGGCGGTGGGCAGCACCATGCTGACCATCCCCATCGTCGAACCCAGGCTGGCGCGGCTGCTCGGGCGCGCCACCCGTTCAGGCCATGCCGCCGTTGACCGAAATGACCTGGCCGGTGATGTAGCTGGCGCGGTCGGAGGCGAGAAAGTCCACTAGGTCGGCCACCTCGTGCGGCCGGCCGGCGCGGCGCGCCGGCACCATGGTCTGCACGGCCTGCGCGCTGAACTGCCCCTGCGCCATGCCGGTGTCAATGATTCCGGGCGCGACCACGTTCACCGTCACGCCGCGGCTGGCCAGCTCCAGCGACAAGGCTTTGCTGGCCGAGTGCAGCGCGCCCTTGGCGGCGGCGTAGTTGACCTGGCCGCGGTTGCCCATCACCGCCGCCACCGACGACACGCTGATGATGCGGCCCCAGCGTGTGCGCAGCATGGGCAGCGTGAGCGGCTGGGTGACGTTGAAGAAGCCGCCCAGCGAGACGTCGACGACGCGGTCCCATTGCTCGCCGCTCATGCCGGGAAAGACAGCGTCGTCGTGAATGCCGGCGTTGTTGACCAGCACCTGGATGGGGCCATCCTCCAGCAGCGCGTCGAGCGCCTCGCGGCATGCGGCGCGGTCGGTCACGTCGAAGGCCAGCGCCTGCGCCTGCGCGCCGGCGCCGCGCAGCCGCTCGGCCAGCACCTGGGCGCGTTCCAGCCCATGGTTGGCATGCACGATGACCGCAAAGCCCGAAGTGGCCAGCCGCTCGCAGATGGCTGCGCCGATGCCGCCGCTGCCACCGGTCACCAGCGCACGCCGGGCCGGGGCGAAAGAAGACTCGGGAACTGGCGTCATGCCACTGCTCCCGCGTCGAGCACCACCGACGCGCGACCCTCGATGAGCATGCGCTCACCTGCGCGGACGTCGAAGCGGTACAGGATCAGTCTGTCGTCGCCCGACAGGCGTTGCGCCTGCACCTGCAGCGTCTCCGCTTGATCGTCCAGCCGCATGGCGTACAGGCGCACGTCACGCACGCTGGTGAGGTAGCCCACGCCCAGCGGCGCGCCGTCGGCAGCCAGCAGCACGCCATGCACCGCCATGGCCTGCGCGGCGTACTCGATGCCTGCGGCGATACCCAGCTGGCCTTCGGCGCGCAAGGGATGGTCGGCCGCGCGGTGGCTGGTGGCGCTGCACAGCACGCCTTGCGCGTCCCAGCGCACGACGCAATCGAGCAGGCACATGCTGCCCTGGTGCGGGATATGCGCCGCGATCCAGGCATGGTTCAGGAGGCCTTGCATGGCTGCACCTGCACGTCGATGCCCAGTTCCCGCAGGTATCCAAGCCTCAATTGGGCGGCCTCGCCGCGCGCCAGGCTGGAGAGCACCGGCAGGCCGCGCAGCGAGGGAAACTGCTGGCGCAGCGCCTCCGCGGCGGCGACGGGCAGCCGGGTCACGGGCGCCGCCCCGGAAGCGGTCCCGATGCGCAGCCGCGCCAGCGACGCGTCGCCGCGCGCCGGCGCGAGCAGCCAGGCCACGCCGGCCGCGTCGGGCAGCCGGCGCTTGGCGCGCATCGGCTCGGGGTATTCGCTGTCGTAGGCGACGAGCAGCACCGGCGCGCGCTCGCTGACCACCTGCGCCGCAGCGTCGAGCAGCCCGGCGCCGAAGCTGCCGTCGTGCGCGCAGATGACCTGGCACGGCTGCATGCTCCTGGAGGCGATGCCCCAATAGCCGGCCGCGGCGTTGTGCACCGAATTGTGAAAGCGCGTGGGCGAGATCTGCCGGTCGTCACCGGCAAGCTGCTCGCACAGCGCATGGCAGTTGTGCCCATCGGCGCCGGATGCCGTGAACACCGTGGCCAATTGGGACGCGTCGGCGCCCGCGTGCGCCACAGCCTGCTCGCCCAGCGCCAGCGCCAGGCGGATGACGCGGCTGGCGCGGCGGCGTTCGGCCGGGGGCAGCATGCTGGGCGCGGGCAATTCGCTGGGAGACGCCTGCCAGGCAGCGCGTTCGGCCAGCACGTCGACCGCGGCCTGCCAGCCGGGCAGGCCGGGCGCGATCAGGCCGATGCCGTCGAGCCAGACTTCCAGGGCGGGCGCGTGGATGTCGCTCATGACCTCAGCCCCAGCACCAGCGCGCAGTTGCTGCCGCCAAAGCCGAAGGAGTTGCTCAGCGCGTGGACGAGCGGCGCGGCCGACCCCTCGATGCGGTAGTCGAGCGCGATGGCCGGGTCGAGCATTCGTGTGCCGGGGCTGCCGGGCAGCCAGCCGTGCTCCAGCGCCAGCGCGCAGATCAGCGCCTCGACGGCACCGGCCGCGCCCAGCGTGTGGCCGGTCGCGCCCTTGGTGGAGCTGCACGGCACGGCGCCGCCAAAAAGCTGCGCCACGGCCTTGCCCTCGGCGGCGTCGTTGGCGTAGGTGGCCGTGCCATGCAGGTTGATGTAGTCGATTGCCTGCGGCGCAAGACCTGCCGAGCGCAGCGCTGCCTGCATGGCCAAAAGCGCTCCCAGGCCCTCCGGGTGAGGAGCGGACATGTGATGCGCATCGCTGGACTCGCCAACGCCCAACAGGTGCACGGCGATGCTCGGATGGTCAGAGCCAGGCCGCTCCAGCAGTGCGAAGGCCGCGCCCTCACCCACCGAAATGCCGTCGCGGTTCTGGTCGTAGGGCCGGGCTGGTTGGCCGGAGGTCAGTTGCAGCGAGGAAAAGCCGTAGAGCGTAGTCAGACACAGGCTATCCACACCGCCCACCACGGCCACGTCGATCAAACCCAGCGCGATCTGCCGTGCGGCTGCGGCGAACACTTTGGCGCTGGACGAGCATGCCGTGGAAACCGTGAGCGCCGGCCCCTCGATACCCAGGTAATGGCGCGCGAAATCGGTCACGGAAAACGGGCAGTGCGAGCCGCGGTAGCTCAGGCTCTGCGGCAGCGCCCCCGTGGCGTCGTCGCGCTGGCGGTAGGCAAGCTCTGTTTCCAGGATGCCTGAGGTGCTGGTGCCGATGAACACGCCCACACGCTGCGCGCCGTGGCGCTGAACCGCATCCCGCACGCGGTCGGCGAAGCCATCCGTCTCCAGGCCCAGCAGCGCCAGGCGGTTGTTGCGGCAGTCGTACTCGGCCAGATGCGGCGGCAGCGCGATGGCATCCACGTCCTCGACTTCGGCGATCCAGGTGGGGAGATGCACGGTCTCGAAGTCGCAGGGCTTGAGGCCGCTGCGTCCGGTGCGCAGCGCCTGCACGTGGTCCCGCACTCCGCGGCCAAGACAGGTGCTGAGCGTGTATGTGGAAAGGACGAGGGGAGACATGGGTTCGGGCTCGCGCGGGCTTGAATCTTAGGCCAGTGCCTCGGACACCTCAGGTGCCGCGTGTCCGGCCGGCGCGTCGGCCGGCCGCGGCCGCATGTCGCACACCAGCAGCACGTTGGCGAATGGCAGCCGGCCACTCATGGACTGGCTGCGGACGTCGAAACCCACATCGGTCAACAGCGCTTTCCAGCCAGCCAGAGGCCGGCAGTACAGACGCGGCAGGCGATGCCCGCGCGTGAAAGTGACGGCGTGATCGACCCAGTTGGACAGCCGAAACGGCAGACCGCTGGCGGCGTCGCCCACCCGCGTGATGAAGCGCCCACCTGGCGCCAGCGCCTTGCGGATGCGCATCAGAACCTCACGCTGGCGCTCATGGTCGAAGTAGTGCAGCGCGTCCAGGATGGTGATCACGTCGCACTGGCCGAAGTCCACGTGGTTCATGTCGCCCTGCTCGACCCGCACTTGCGGATGCGCGCCGCCAAAGGCCTGCGCGGCGCGCCAGACGTCGCGCGGCATCAGCTCGATCCCGCGCATCTGCACAGGCGCGGGGGGCGTGGGCCAGTCCGCCGGCCAGCGACCCGCGGCGTGCAGCTCGGCCGCTGCCAACAACCAGGCGAACAGGCTGCCCTGGCCGCAGCCCAGATCGAGCAGCCGTGGCGTGGCCGGCAGCAGCCCCTGGCGTAGTAACTCGGCAAAAATCACGTCGCCACCCAGCTTGCCGCGCGCGTAGTGGTAGGCGAAGCGGTCGGCGCGGCGAAACCGCTGAGTGGCGCCGTCGAGCAAATCGGGCGGCGGCGGCAGGGCAGGTGTGGTCATGCGGGTGGAAAGGCTTGGTCGAGGGTAATGGTGGCGAGCCCTTGCTGCGCCAGGCGTGCGGCCAGCGGCGGCAGCACGGCCAGCACGACGGGCGCGCCGTCGGCCATGCGCGCCGCGTGCCCATCATGCAGCAGCAGGATGTCGCCGTCGGCCAGGTTGCGGCACAGGCGCTGCAGCACCCGAGGCGCTTGCGGTTCGCGGGTGTCGTAGGCGCGGCGCGTCCAACTGGCCAGGCGCAAATCCAGCCGCGCCAGCACCGGGTCCAGAAAAGGATTGCGCAGGCCGGCCGTTGGGCGAAAAAACCGTGGCTCCTGCCCGCTGGCGTCCGTGATTGCGGACTGCGCCTGCATGATGTCAGCGCGCATGCGCGCCGGGCCGAACAGCGAGAAGGCGTGTGAATGGCTGTGGCCGTGGTTTTCCACCCGATGGCCGCGCGCCACGATGGCATGGCACAGCGCGGGATGGCGTTGTGCGCGGTGGCCGATGAGAAAGAAACTTGCCACCAGCCCCAGCTCGTCCAGCAGGTCCAGGACGCGCGGCGTGACCTCCGGGTCGGGCCCGTCGTCGATGGTCAACGCCACGCGCCCTGGCCCCACCGCCGGTGCACGCACTGGCAGCCGCGTGATGTTGTCGCCCAGCCCACGCGAGCGGGGCAGCAGGCCGACCGTGGTGAGCAACGCGTGGTTGGCGGCCACGGCTGCGGCAGACCAGGGCCACAGCGCAGGCTCCAGCGCTGCGCCCAGGATCGCTGCGCCATGCACGGCGGCCGACGCGGTCACGAGTGGTGCGGGCTTCCAGGCGCGCGCCATCACCCAGACCCTTCGCCGGCTGCGTCCAGCCGGTGCAAAAAAAGACTCCACAGCGGCAGCCAGGCCGTCCAGTCGTGGCCTTGCGGTACCTGAACGGCGTGTGCCTGCGGCAGCCGCTGCGCGACATCGGCCATGGCTCCGGCGAAACGGTCGGCCAGCCCCCAGCCGATAAAGGCCGGCACATCCGGCTGGCCCTGGCGCAGGCCATGCCAAAGGGTGAATTCGCCATCGCCCAATTGCCGAGGCGTCGGCTGCCAGGCGTCCAGCCCCCCGGCACGCTGGATGGCGTTGGTCGTCAGGCGGCTGCCGGCGTAGGGCGACAACAGGCACAGGCCGCGCAGGCCCTGGGGCCGGCGCTGGGCGTACAGAAGGGCCAGCAATCCGCCCAGCGATATTCCCCCCAGCCACAGCTCGGCGTAGCGCGCGCGCAGCTCGGCGAGCACCTCGGCTTCGAGGTACTGCAGCGCGTCGAAGCGGCCGGTGGGATCCAGATGGAGGTCGGGCACATACAGATCCAGCGTCACGCCGGATTCGGCAAGCTGGCGTGGCAGGCCGGCCCGCTGCACGTCGGCCGGATGCATCTGCGCTCCGGGCAGCAGCACCAGCGCGCGCGGCGCCCCGTCGTCCTGGGTGAACATCCGCATGCGGCGCGCCCTCACCCCTTCCTGTCGCGCCCGAGGATCAGCGCGGCCGGCACCACCATGGCCAGCAGCACTCCTGGCGCCACGGTGATGCCCAGCGCCTGCAGCACCGGCACCCTGGAGATTGCCAGCACGCCGAAGCCGATGGCCGTGGTCAGCACCGCCACCGACATGGACAGCCACACGTCCGGAGCCAATTCGCCATCGGCCTGGATGCGGTCGAAGAACAGCGCGTAGTTGGAGCCTACGGCC belongs to Melaminivora suipulveris and includes:
- a CDS encoding 3-hydroxylacyl-ACP dehydratase, with product MQGLLNHAWIAAHIPHQGSMCLLDCVVRWDAQGVLCSATSHRAADHPLRAEGQLGIAAGIEYAAQAMAVHGVLLAADGAPLGVGYLTSVRDVRLYAMRLDDQAETLQVQAQRLSGDDRLILYRFDVRAGERMLIEGRASVVLDAGAVA
- a CDS encoding cation:proton antiporter — protein: MGIVERYLIALAIIFTVPWALWRFGRTDRWAPLVVVQILAGIVLGPGLLGRWFPEQHAFVLTPDVMQALSGLAWWAVMLFVMIAGIELDLRQAWRRRLESGVTAGLALGVPLLLGSAAAIPLVLTPGWMGAQALPWQFVLGVGMSCAVTALPILLLLMDKLELTRHPLGQRILRYASLDDLAIWAVLALIVMDWERVGRQAGFMLAFGVVTWAFRRLMVRASETDRWCLLPIWLAVCAFGADWAGLHFMVGAFLAGAVLDAEWFDQRRMDLLRSHVLLVLMPVFFLSTGLRTSWDTGGWDVAGAAALLLVASVVGKLAGVHAAGRLLGWGPGEASVIGWLLQTKALIMIVFANVLLDRHIITGATFTALLLMAVGSTMLTIPIVEPRLARLLGRATRSGHAAVDRNDLAGDVAGAVGGEKVH
- a CDS encoding ATP-dependent DNA helicase — translated: MKHADSGSICLEIASFEPPLEPARHTVAVRALCEFTARSGDLDLRYTPAPTALEGIAGHSRVAASRGAGYEREISLQGRHGALLVRGRADGFDAARGRLEEVKTHRGSLARQNPGQRALHWAQAKVYGWLLCQARGLAQLEVALVYLDVDSGQETAFAETHTAQALRTHFEQQCQRYLHWAELEAAHRSARDAALKTLAFPHPAFRSGQRDLAAHVWRAAQAGRCLLAQAPTGIGKTAATLFGQLKAAADQRLDKLLYLTAKTSGRQMALDALALLAQGAPQADAQAAAAAPLRVLELVARDKACEHPGSACHGAACPLAAGFFDRLEGARGAALAPPAPALLTQARVREVALAHGICPYYLSQELARWADVVVGDYNYWFDTSALLHALAQQQGWRAALLVDEAHNLVERARGMYSATLSPEALRQAMRSATAAGAPRIKKALTAVRRAWLAMQREQIEDYAVLTALAPPLAAALARCTQALSEHLADEPQALDAPLLEWHFALLAFTALLEQFDAQHSLIDSQRGGQGDCSLTLRCIVPAQHLAPRWAAAHTATLFSATLKPAHYHADLLGLPQDHAAIEVAAPFAASQLAVHVARHISTRWAHRAQSVGAIAPLLAQQFAAQPGNYLAFFSSYDYLEQVAGAFATRHPEVPQWRQQRRMGEDAQRDFLARFTEGGQGIAFAVLGGAFAEGVDLPGRRLIGAFLCTLGLPQVNAVNEQVRARMQALFGRGYDYAYLYPGLHKVVQAAGRVIRSPEDRGVLHLIDDRFARAEVQALLPAWWSLPPG
- a CDS encoding NAD(P)/FAD-dependent oxidoreductase, producing MNAVPENAPDTIEPERCDVLVVGGGPAGSTVATLLAERGYQVVVLDKDRHPRFHIGESLLPANLPLFERLGIAEEMRAIGMHKPGAEFVSPQHTHTQTFQFADAWDKSMPHAYQVKRAEFDELLLANAGYKGAQVHQGTRATSVDFLQDGSVQVDAKHPGGVRKRWQARFLIDASGRDTFLGNRFRIKERNPVHTSAAVYAHFTHARRHEGLAEGNISILWFEHGWFWFIPMSADTTSVGMVTWPHHMKTRAGRSLEQFLMDNIASCAPLAERLAQAERVTEVEATGNFSYSCTRNHGSNYLMLGDAYAFVDPVFSSGVWLAMHSAVVGAETVDTCLQKPAEAPAALRRFDRVMRHGPRQFSWFIYRMTNPIMRDFFMYPKNVLRVKEALLSVLAGDIFGKTPIWRSLLVFKALYYSANVLQPRRAYAAWKKRRWNIRPVDDSAQYQP
- the fabG gene encoding 3-oxoacyl-ACP reductase FabG, which codes for MTPVPESSFAPARRALVTGGSGGIGAAICERLATSGFAVIVHANHGLERAQVLAERLRGAGAQAQALAFDVTDRAACREALDALLEDGPIQVLVNNAGIHDDAVFPGMSGEQWDRVVDVSLGGFFNVTQPLTLPMLRTRWGRIISVSSVAAVMGNRGQVNYAAAKGALHSASKALSLELASRGVTVNVVAPGIIDTGMAQGQFSAQAVQTMVPARRAGRPHEVADLVDFLASDRASYITGQVISVNGGMA
- a CDS encoding glycosyltransferase family 2 protein; translation: MSAPNPSTTHLVLIPSYNPGRTVLETVRAARRHWSPVWVVVDGSTDGSDAWLMEMAAADPHLHVIVQPVNQGKGAAVLEGIRQARAAGFTHALTMDSDGQHPAHLIPDFMHASQAEPDAMVLGKPVFGPEAPALRVNGRKVSNAWANLETLWAGIGDSLYGFRVYPVAPLIEVMQGQRFMRRFDFDPEAVVRLSWAGVPAVNLDAPVRYLDVSEGGVSHFRYLRDNTLLTWMHTRLFLGFVLRLPRLVARRTRA
- a CDS encoding lysophospholipid acyltransferase family protein, which codes for MTPHSTSPEMRPRASAGVLWRAYERLAMAIGLGTLALLCLAWLPFAALLYPVLPRVPAQRLGRSVITLAFRFYLAVLSLLCGCRFDLSALDALQRERSLIIAANHPSLLDAVVLVSRLPNAVCVMKASLLDNILFGAAARIARYVRNDGAAQLLRNGCQALAEGAQVVLFPEGSRTQQFPLDPLGRTLGVLAKRAHVPVQAVLLEYSTPYLGKRWPLWAPPVLPLVCTARLGCRFDPPSDHPAFTQALEQHLRAELTTPAP